A window from Brachyhypopomus gauderio isolate BG-103 chromosome 6, BGAUD_0.2, whole genome shotgun sequence encodes these proteins:
- the LOC143517398 gene encoding tubulin alpha chain-like, with amino-acid sequence MRECISVHIGQAGVQMGNSCWELYCLEHGIQPDGMISSGSTTLADSSFGTFFSETGAGKYVPRAVFIDLEPTVVDEIRNGHYRQLYHPEQLINGKEDAANNYARGHYTIGKEIVDSVLDRMRKMADQCTGLQGFLIFHSFGGGTGSGFTSLLMERLSVDYGKKSKLEFSVYPAPQVSTAVVEPYNSILTTHTTLEHSDCSFMVDNEAIFDICKRNLDIERPSYNNLNRLIAQIVSSITASLRFDGALNVDLTEFQTNLVPYPRIHFPLVTYSPIISAEKAYHEQLSVAEISNACFEPANQMVKCDPRRGKYMACCLLYRGDVVPKDVNAAIANIKTRRSIQFVDWCPTGFKVGINYQPPTVVPGGDLAKVQRAVCMLSNTTAIAEAWNRLDHKFDLMYAKRAFVHWYVGEGMEEGEFSEAREDMAALEKDYEEVGADSAEDCEEEEDEY; translated from the exons ATG AGAGAGTGCATCTCGGTACACATAGGCCAAGCAGGTGTGCAGATGGGTAACTCCTGCTGGGAGCTGTATTGTCTGGAACATGGCATCCAGCCCGATGGGATGATCAGCTCTGGCAGCACCACCTTGGCTGACTCCTCCTTTGGCACTTTCTTCAGTGAAACTGGAGCTGGGAAGTATGTGCCCCGCGCTGTCTTCATAGACCTGGAGCCAACGGTTGTAG ATGAGATCCGCAATGGACATTATCGCCAGCTTTACCACCCAGAGCAGCTTATCAATGGCAAAGAAGACGCTGCCAATAACTACGCACGTGGCCACTACACTATTGGCAAGGAGATCGTGGACTCCGTGCTTGATCGAATGCGCAAAATG GCTGACCAGTGTACAGGTCTGCAGGGATTCCTGATCTTCCACAGTTTTGGTGGTGGAACTGGATCTGGCTTTACTTCTTTGTTGATGGAGCGTCTGTCTGTTGATTATGGCAAAAAGTCCAAGCTGGAGTTTTCGGTCTACCCTGCGCCTCAGGTTTCCACTGCAGTGGTAGAACCCTACAACTCCATCTTGACCACTCATACCACGCTTGAGCACTCGGACTGCTCCTTCATGGTTGACAACGAGGCCATCTTTGACATCTGCAAGCGAAACCTAGATATAGAGCGGCCCTCCTACAACAACCTCAACAGACTCATTGCACAGATCGTGTCCTCAATCACGGCTTCTTTGCGTTTTGATGGCGCTCTTAATGTGGACCTCACGGAGTTCCAGACCAACCTGGTTCCATACCCTCGCATCCACTTCCCCCTGGTTACATATTCTCCCATTATCTCGGCTGAGAAGGCCTATCATGAGCAGCTGTCTGTAGCGGAGATCTCCAATGCCTGCTTTGAGCCGGCCAACCAGATGGTGAAGTGTGACCCCCGGCGTGGTAAGTACATGGCCTGTTGCTTGCTCTATCGCGGCGACGTGGTTCCCAAAGACGTCAACGCTGCCATTGCCAACATCAAGACCCGTCGATCCATCCAGTTTGTGGACTGGTGCCCCACTGGATTCAAGGTGGGCATCAACTACCAGCCGCCCACGGTGGTGCCAGGAGGGGACCTGGCGAAGGTGCAGAGGGCCGTGTGCATGCTGAGCAACACCACCGCCATCGCTGAGGCCTGGAATCGCCTGGATCACAAGTTTGACCTGATGTACGCCAAGCGGGCCTTTGTGCACTGGTATGTGGGTGAGGGGATGGAGGAAGGGGAGTTCTCCGAGGCCAGAGAGGACATGGCCGCCCTGGAGAAGGACTACGAGGAGGTTGGAGCAGATTCTGCTGAAGattgtgaggaagaggaagatgaatATTAG